The nucleotide window TCGAGGTGTCGTCACATGACGCAAACAGGAAGCGCTGGCTGGATACATCGATTATTGATCTCTATGAGAAGACGAAATTACTGCTGTTTCATCGCTGTTACCATGGCAGTAATTATCTTTATCATGTTCTTGTTTGGAATCATCAGCTCGCACGTGAGTTCAGATGGAATGAGTGTGTTCAaatgttatataatatataataactgTAGTGTGCTGTATACGACATTACCTTCAGAGGTGATATAATGTATCATATGCTGTTTACTGAATGCCATGGTGGTCTTAAACATAAATACAATGTCATGTTATTGTCATAGTGTCAGTGTTATTACTATGATATTTTGGGGGGTAATTTACAGATATTAGTTCCTGCTCCAGTAAACGTGCTGCTGGTCGAACTGGTTTGCTAACTGGTTTTCTCTTGTTTGTTTCCAGACGAGTGTGGCATCCAGATCTAAAAGTGACTTTAAGATTTCAGGGAAGGTGCTGTATAAACTGGACCTCTCGTGGCCCAAACACCCCGAGTATTTCACCGGTCAGGTGTTTGGAGTGGCTGTCAATCATCTTGCTGGTTTAGTGTATGTGTCACAGGTGAGCCAATCTGACAGTCTGCTCTGGGTCACATGATCATGCAGTGTTCAGTCACTGATATTCATGTGTATGTTTGCTCCATGTAGAGAGGTGATAATGTTCCTAAAGTGTTAGTGTTCAGTACGGACGGAGAGTTCCTGCAAGCGTGGAATACCAGCACACTGGAGATGCCTCATGGGATTTTCCTGGCCAACGCTTCATCCGACCCCTCAGTGTGGATCACAGACGTCGGGAATGGTTGGTTTGTCAGGAGCTTTTGTCAATGCAACTGAAGAAGTTCATACTGGATCCTGAATCTAACATAATGCACTGAATAATGGTTGACAGAAAACACTGTGTGAGTAAAAcagttctgtgtttgtgtgttcaggtcCGTACGGTCACACTATAAAGCAGTATTCCCCGTCGGGAAAGCTGCTGCAGGTTTTAGGATCTCCAGGGAAAGCGGGATCATCTCTCAGTCCACTTCAGTTCGACCAGCCAGCAGAAATATTCATCCACACTTCTGGAGAAATCTATATAGTGGATGGAGACGGCGGCTTGAACAACCGCCTCATTAAACTGTCTAAAGGTGTCGCTCTGATGTCATACAGCTGGCTTTATTTGTTCACTGTAGTTGTG belongs to Myxocyprinus asiaticus isolate MX2 ecotype Aquarium Trade chromosome 43, UBuf_Myxa_2, whole genome shotgun sequence and includes:
- the LOC127433828 gene encoding NHL repeat-containing protein 3-like produces the protein MTQTGSAGWIHRLLISMRRRNYCCFIAVTMAVIIFIMFLFGIISSHTSVASRSKSDFKISGKVLYKLDLSWPKHPEYFTGQVFGVAVNHLAGLVYVSQRGDNVPKVLVFSTDGEFLQAWNTSTLEMPHGIFLANASSDPSVWITDVGNGPYGHTIKQYSPSGKLLQVLGSPGKAGSSLSPLQFDQPAEIFIHTSGEIYIVDGDGGLNNRLIKLSKDLQVLWMHGEKGQGLAQFYIPHSVAVDNYQRVWVADRGNKRIQVFNSVTGDWLGSWGSCFKEDAPYSVRFTPDQKYMVVAQLNTNQITLLEAPPVGIIGQCHVIGMIQLAEDIKPHLVDLDQRSGDLYVAEIGASQAQKFVPVTPVSV